A window of Bradyrhizobium sp. AZCC 1610 contains these coding sequences:
- a CDS encoding DUF1045 domain-containing protein, translating to MANYPRYAIYYTAAPGSALDRFGASLLGYDAYGGDELPFPDGVMQTIPDWRDLTLDPRKYGFHATLKAPMTLADGKAEARLAAACELFADLARPVPVIQPVVDSISGFIAVIPAEPSAELEVLAADATKAFDSFRAPLSPEDRARRNPAALAPRQRDYLDRWGYPYVFEEFRFHMTLTGRLPAERREQVVAMLRSRFAATGIGPLAIDAIALCRQDNPNSRFRVIGRWQLQN from the coding sequence ATGGCAAACTATCCCCGTTACGCAATCTATTACACTGCCGCACCCGGCAGCGCGCTCGACCGGTTCGGCGCGTCGTTGCTCGGTTACGACGCCTATGGCGGCGACGAACTGCCCTTTCCGGACGGCGTCATGCAGACGATCCCGGACTGGCGCGACCTGACGCTGGATCCCCGCAAATACGGCTTTCATGCCACGCTGAAAGCGCCGATGACGCTGGCCGACGGCAAAGCCGAAGCGCGGCTTGCCGCAGCATGCGAGTTGTTCGCCGATCTGGCCCGGCCTGTGCCGGTGATCCAACCGGTCGTCGATTCGATCAGCGGCTTTATCGCGGTGATTCCAGCCGAACCGTCGGCAGAGCTCGAAGTGCTCGCCGCCGACGCGACCAAGGCATTCGATTCGTTCCGCGCCCCCCTTAGCCCGGAAGACCGTGCGCGGCGAAATCCGGCGGCGCTGGCCCCGCGGCAGCGCGACTATCTCGACCGCTGGGGCTACCCTTACGTCTTTGAAGAATTTCGCTTCCACATGACGCTGACGGGGCGGCTTCCCGCAGAACGGCGCGAGCAGGTTGTGGCGATGCTGCGCAGCAGGTTTGCAGCGACGGGCATCGGTCCGCTCGCGATCGACGCGATTGCCCTGTGCCGTCAGGACAATCCAAATTCGCGGTTTCGGGTCATTGGCCGCTGGCAACTGCAGAACTGA